Proteins encoded by one window of Aspergillus chevalieri M1 DNA, chromosome 6, nearly complete sequence:
- a CDS encoding DDT domain protein (COG:B;~EggNog:ENOG410QDJS;~InterPro:IPR028942,IPR028941,IPR013136,IPR018501;~PFAM:PF02791,PF15612,PF10537) — MVLFKRKPVQYLPRPVIEDDSSEVWVIPETNEVFTDYEPYLQRMDFYKQRRFICEITGHSGLTFFEALRSEMDESREVNSAFPEALKEPILRRIQFSTVSRVDNLVDEIYEEFKQDFYPGEPVLILLTDNTRLHGIIRDKANFAEQLNPDGTVKTPAYARYLVKVSDSANEEALLDQEHITRDRKTFTKQMLRAFIKNNVTRESWSGAPWLVKQSIADDYRIPTEVPKHLQYGAKVAEKKAMKKADQDGFFGFFASQQLPELKPAVKGPKAKPSPQELARSREAQFLEYQRSLNGNPTFVVNNNGSNGVTSIVDTPVVNTNAPTTPTPAASTPTRPPKSQESDKKAQSAAPVVVKNETPKQPSPPPIKYPIEDLDIAPARENQKQRPALSFLAANESDDADDEDILHDGIRSDSVGLLLETWNTLNVYCEVFQLDSFTFDDFLQAMRFSSDDVDCQLFVEMHCAVLKKLVNSEKDQNGAVQISLPDLPVEESEESDEEENEEEESPEPEPVVTRMTTRSSLAKAEADNLKSQADDSRSSSEEAQIHRAADMLKEYGWIDRLRKRDFRNGGWEMVMIGLLHQLSSRPRVEKVCNDILKHLAPLDAEPTQETAQRQYATLDINLRVQALEIICMLSLETKAIRNYLEECSNQMTEFRKEKIEYQRARKAALEELRRLHQERKTLQPEPEKSPSPVPELEEGQEDSKMTGVDGDSEAMDTDDEDGKKGPSLRGGTDRANERKRKQDEERERKEQLAKQPKGSKQYQKVLKKIDEQKATIEKLEKKIEVVDNDLREADCPRTRCLGKDRFCNRYWWFERNAMPYGGMPDSSTAEAQYANGRLWVQGPDEMERVGFIDVPEDIRKQYQKEFQMTPAERKKAEEGETSVSSACEWGYYDDPEAVDKLIDWLDSRGNRELKLRKELVSQRDIIAKYMQHRHEYLGQTAERAESEDTAIKRVSTRKKTYVGDRKHRCLTWQNTTALSENGHLHADVPRPTKRAKRATDDPKELKATNRQGKPLTRQGTRYNF, encoded by the exons ATG GTGCTCTTCAAGCGAAAACCCGTCCAATACCTCCCGCGGCCGGTCATTGAGGATGACAGCTCCGAA GTCTGGGTAATTCCAGAAACCAACGAGGTCTTTACCGACTACGAACCGTATCTCCAGCGCATGGACTTTTACAAACAACGCCGGTTTATTTGTGAGATTACAGGTCATTCGGGGTTGACATTCTTTGAAGCGCTCAGAAGTGAA ATGGATGAGTCGCGCGAGGTCAATAGTGCTTTCCCGGAAGCGCTGAAGGAACCGATTTTACGCCGGATACAGTTTTCGACGGTGTCTAGGGTGGATAATCTGG TGGACGAGATATATGAG GAATTCAAACAGGACTTTTATCCCGGTGAACCCGTCTTAATCCTGCTTACGGACAACACACGACTCCACGGCATTATCAGAGACAAGGCCAACTTTGCGGAACAGCTGAACCCTGATGGAACCGTGAAAACTCCCGCCTATGCCCGGTATCTGGTCAAGGTTTCCGACAGCGCCAATGAAGAGGCTCTGCTGGACCAAGAGCACATTACTCGTGATCGGAAGACGTTTACCAAGCAGATGCTACGCGCTTTTATCAAGAACAACGTCACGAGGGAGTCTTGGAGCGGCGCCCCCTGGTTGGTCAAACAATCCATTGCGGACGACTACAGAATCCCAACGGAGGTGCCGAAGCATCTGCAATATGGCGCAAAGGTCGCCGAAAAGAAGGCCATGAAAAAAGCAGACCAAGACGGATTCTTCGGCTTCTTTGCTTCGCAGCAATTACCGGAACTGAAACCCGCAGTCAAAGGACCAAAGGCCAAACCCTCCCCACAGGAGCTGGCTCGATCGCGGGAGGCGCAATTTCTCGAGTATCAACGCTCGTTGAACGGAAACCCGACCTTTGTCGTCAATAACAATGGTAGCAATGGTGTTACCTCTATTGTCGACACACCTGTTGTTAACACCAACGCTCCAACCACACCTACTCCCGCGGCTTCCACGCCCACTCGGCCTCCAAAGTCCCAAGAGTCCGACAAAAAAGCTCAAAGTGCCGCACCTGTTGTTGTCAAGAATGAAACCCCTAAGCAACCTTCTCCGCCGCCGATCAAGTATCCAATTGAAGATCTGGACATTGCGCCTGCCCGCGAAAACCAGAAACAGCGTCCGGCCCTCAGTTTTCTGGCCGCTAACGAGAGCGATGATGCAGATGACGAAGACATCTTGCATGATGGTATCCGGTCAGATTCAGTGGGCTTGTTACTAGAGACGTGGAATACTCTCAACGTGTATTGCGAAGTGTTTCAGTTGGACTCGTTCACATTTGATGATTTCCTCCAGGCCATGCGATTTTCATCAGACGATGTTGACTGCCAGCTTTTCGTGGAGATGCATTGCGCTGTCCTCAAGAAATTGGTCAATTCCGAGAAGGATCAGAACGGCGCAGTCCAGATCTCCCTCCCGGATCTGCCTGTCGAGGAGTCCGAGGAATCTGACGAGGAggaaaatgaagaggaagagagtcCTGAGCCGGAACCGGTCGTGACACGCATGACTACACGAAGCAGCTTGGCCAAGGCGGAGGCGGATAATCTGAAGTCGCAAGCAGACGATAGTCGTTCCAGCTCAGAGGAAGCCCAGATCCACCGTGCGGCCGACATGTTGAAAGAATACGGTTGGATTGATCGCCTGCGCAAGCGGGATTTCCGTAACGGTGGATGGGAAATGGTGATGATTGGTCTTCTGCACCAGTTGTCATCCCGTCCTCGGGTCGAAAAAGTTTGCAACGATATCCTCAAGCACCTGGCCCCGCTTGATGCAGAGCCAACACAGGAAACTGCGCAACGCCAATATGCAACCCTTGATATCAATCTTCGCGTGCAGGCTCTTGAGATCATCTGCATGCTCAGTCTGGAGACCAAAGCTATTCGGAACTATCTCGAGGAGTGTAGTAATCAAATGACAGAGTTTCGTAAGGAGAAAATTGAATATCAACGGGCCCGGAAAGCTGC ACTGGAAGAGCTCCGTCGGTTGCATCAGGAGCGAAAGACTCTCCAACCAGAACCTGAGAAATCACCGTCGCCTGTGCCGGAATTggaagaaggccaagaagaCTCGAAAATGACTGGCGTTGATGGGGACTCAGAGGCCATGGATactgatgatgaagatggcaaGAAAGGACCATCTCTTCGGGGAGGCACCGACAGAGCTAATGAACGAAAACGCAAGCAGGATGAGGAGCGCGAGAGGAAGGAACAGTTGGCCAAACAGCCTAAGGGATCCAAGCAATACCAAAAGGTGCTCAAGAAGATCGACGAGCAAAAGGCCACCATAGAAAAGCTTGAAAAGAAGATTGAAGTGGTCGACAATGACCTGAGAGAAGCTGACTGCCCACGCACCCGATGCCTCGGAAAGGATCGCTTCTGTAACAGGTATTGGTGGTTTGAACGAAACGCGATGCCTTATGGCGGCATGCCCGACAGTTCTACGGCCGAAGCTCAATACGCCAATGGTCGTCTCTGGGTCCAGGGCCCTGACGAGATGGAGCGGGTTGGGTTTATCGACGTGCCCGAGGATATCAGGAAGCAGTACCAGAAAGAGTTTCAAATGACGCCCGCCGAGCGCAAGAAGGCTGAGGAAGGAGAAACCAGCGTCTCGAGTGCCTGCGAATGGGGTTACTACGATGACCCGGAAGCGGTTGACAAACTCATCGACTGGCTGGACTCGCGTGGTAATCGGGAGCTGAAGCTCCGGAAGGAGCTCGTTTCACAACGTGATATCATCGCCAAGTACATGCAGCACCGCCACGAGTATCTGGGGCAAACTGCTGAACGTGCTGAATCGGAGGATACGGCCATCAAACGGGTATCGACGCGGAAAAAGACGTACGTTGGTGACCGTAAGCACCGCTGCTTAACCTGGCAGAACACGACTGCTCTGTCGGAAAATGGACATCTTCATGCCGATGTTCCTCGGCCGACCAAGCGAGCCAAGCGAGCTACGGACGACCCCAAAGAGCTCAAGGCGACCAATCGACAGGGCAAACCTCTGACGCGACAAGGCACACGGTACAACTTTTGA
- a CDS encoding coenzyme A transporter (COG:C;~EggNog:ENOG410PG91;~InterPro:IPR018108,IPR023395,IPR002067,IPR002167;~PFAM:PF00153;~TransMembrane:2 (o189-209i393-416o);~go_component: GO:0005743 - mitochondrial inner membrane [Evidence IEA];~go_process: GO:0055085 - transmembrane transport [Evidence IEA]) — protein sequence MSAAFPGHERADSSAVRNPAIPQMEHATQSKSDRRPIAGNKGTVVATAQANAADDEFPGTSGASLGSRQDTRAEAKEVNRRSLDYVLRSGCAGGMAGCAAKTVVAPLDRVKILFQASNPQYAKYTGSWFGLSSAMRDIYRFEGLQGLFKGHSATLLRIFPYAAIKFLAYEQIRAVVITSHEQETPFRRLISGSMAGITSVFFTYPLELIRVRLAFETKKSSRSSLSDTFRQIYNERISPPSTPGKPNVTVSSAPVTATAQTMSSTVNKVVPSSGLANFYRGFSPTMLGMLPYAGMSFLTHDTVGDWLRLPGIARYTTIPGSEGKTKKGTRRPQLTAAAELLSGALAGLVSQTSSYPLEVIRRRMQVGGAVGDGHRLGIAETIRKIWMESGSRGFFVGLTIGYIKVVPLAATSFFAYERFKWWLGI from the exons ATGTCAGCCGCCTTTCCGGGCCATGAACGTGCTGATTCCTCCGCCGTCCGCAACCCCGCAATTCCTCAGATGGAGCACGCTACACAGTCAAAATCAGACCGGAGGCCTATAGCAGGCAATAAGGGGACCGTGGTGGCAACCGCCCAAGCAAACGCGGCAGATGACGAGTTCCCAGGGACATCAGGAGCGTCGTTGGGATCAAGACAGGATACTCGTGCGGAAGCAAAGGAGGTCAATAGGCGGAGTTTGGATTATGTGCTACGGAGTGGGTGTGCGGGGGGCATGGCGGGATGTGCT GCAAAGACGGTGGTTGCGCCCTTGGACCGGGTGAAGATCCTGTTCCAAGCGTCGAATCCTCAATATGCGAAATATACCGGAAGCTGGTTTGGTCTTTCGTCGGCGATGAGGGATATCTACCGATTTGAAGGTTTACAGGGTCTTTTCAAGGGGCATTCCGCGACTTTGCTTCGTATCTTTCCTTATGCCGCTATCAAGTTCCTCGCCTATGAACAGATTCGTGCGGTTGTCATCACATCTCACGAGCAAGAAACGCCATTTCGCCGGCTTATCTCGGGGAGTATGGCAGGGATCACATCAGTGTTTTTCACATACCCGCTGGAATTGATCCGAGTACGATTAGCCTTCGAGACGAAAAAATCTTCACGATCGTCCTTGAGCGATACCTTTAGACAGATCTATAACGAACGGATATCACCGCCTTCCACACCAGGCAAACCAAATGTGACAGTATCTTCCGCCCCGGTGACGGCGACGGCACAGACGATGTCCTCGACTGTGAACAAGGTGGTCCCGAGCTCTGGCTTGGCTAACTTTTATCGTGGATTCTCGCCAACCATGCTCGGAATGCTCCCGTATGCAGGCATGTCCTTCCTTACGCACGACACGGTGGGCGACTGGCTTCGCCTACCAGGCATCGCTCGTTACACCACGATACCCGGGTCTGAAGGTAAGACCAAGAAGGGCACTCGACGGCCACAATTGACGGCCGCCGCGGAGCTTTTATCTGGCGCCCTTGCAGGTCTTGTATCCCAGACGTCCTCGTATCCTCTCGAAGTGATTCGACGACGAATGCAGGTCGGAGGCGCCGTGGGAGATGGACACCGGCTGGGAATTGCTGAAACCATCCGCAAGATCTGGATGGAAAGCGGATCTCGTGGGTTCTTCGTTGGGTTAACGATTGGGTATATCAAGGTTGTGCCCTTAGCTGCCACGAGTTTCTTTGCTTATGAGCGGTTCAAGTGGTGGCTGGGTATTTAA
- the ESF2 gene encoding RNA-binding ATPase activator ESF2 (COG:K;~EggNog:ENOG410PHQE;~InterPro:IPR035979,IPR012677,IPR034353,IPR039119;~go_function: GO:0003676 - nucleic acid binding [Evidence IEA]) has protein sequence MTTRKRNEFLDPISDEDEGSEAGYDSEAAEETKGRGMKRRRTEPSRGFLDTGSEDGEDEEGVSDGGVSDDEDEKVSRARGKGKGKTKAADRKKSADEDEDDDDNDNNEDEEQRESEREEAQYLDTTTSDRPPKDKPLKPRPLDKTKPPKKNKTGVIYFSSLPPYLRPFALKHMLESRSFTGITKVFLNPAVPSASAPRRRSNKRKTYSDGWVEFASKKTAKLCAETLNATIVGGKKGGWYHDDVWNMKYLRGFKWADLMEQVQREKSEREAKRRVEDARARKEEKVFVEGVERGRVFDGMARKNEEKKRRMPEADVPEEKGQGNGEGEKKGNVRRLFKQNEVKTPRDRIKDDGAAALGEDTKRVLGKIF, from the coding sequence ATGACAACCCGCAAGCGCAACGAATTTCTCGATCCAATCTccgacgaagatgaaggcaGCGAAGCCGGATACGACTCCGAAGCGGCAGAGGAGACGAAAGGCCGGGGTATGAAGCGGCGACGAACGGAGCCGTCGCGCGGGTTCTTAGACACTGGTAGCGAGGAtggtgaggatgaggagggggtGTCTGATGGTGGGGTTtcggatgatgaagacgagaAAGTTTCGCGAGCGAGAGGGAAGGGCAAGGGTAAAACCAAGGCAGCGGATCGCAAGAAGAGCGccgacgaagatgaagacgacgacgacaatGACAacaatgaagatgaagaacaaCGCGAGAgcgaaagagaagaagcccagTACCTCGACACAACAACCAGCGACCGCCCACCAAAAGACAAACCCCTAAAACCCAGACCTCTCGACAAAACCAAACCCcccaagaaaaacaaaacCGGCGTCATCTACTTCTCCTCCCTCCCCCCCTACCTCCGTCCCTTCGCTCTGAAGCATATGTTAGAATCCAGAAGCTTTACTGGGATAACGAAAGTCTTCCTAAACCCCGCCGTACCCTCTGCCTCTGCGCCACGGCGCCGCTCTAACAAACGCAAAACTTACTCTGACGGCTGGGTGGAATTCGCGTCAAAGAAGACCGCGAAGCTCTGCGCGGAGACGCTCAATGCAACGATCGTGGGTGGCAAAAAGGGCGGGTGGTACCATGATGATGTATGGAATATGAAGTATCTGCGGGGGTTTAAGTGGGCGGATCTGATGGAGCAGGTGCAGCGGGAGAAGAGTGAGAGGGAGGCGAAGAGGAGGGTTGAGGATGCGCGGGcgaggaaggaggagaaggtctTTGTGGAGGGAGTTGAGAGGGGTAGGGTGTTTGATGggatggcgaggaagaatgAGGAGAAGAAACGGAGGATGCCGGAGGCGGATGTGCCTGAAGAGAAAGGGCAAGGGAATGGtgagggggagaagaaggggaatGTTCGAAGGTTGTTTAAGCAGAATGAGGTTAAGACGCCGAGGGATAGGATTAAAGATGATGGGGCTGCTGCGCTGGGGGAGGATACGAAGAGAGTGCTGGGCAAGATTTTTTGA
- the NMD3 gene encoding ribosome-binding protein NMD3 (BUSCO:EOG09262CA4;~COG:J;~EggNog:ENOG410PFAM;~InterPro:IPR007064,IPR039768;~PFAM:PF04981;~go_function: GO:0043023 - ribosomal large subunit binding [Evidence IEA]), translated as MSMDLDAPMPIAGNQQPVAATILCCNCGAPIDGTSSAGALCQDCVKLTVDVSQGIQREAVLHICKDCERWLQPPTSWVSAAPESKELLALCLRKLRGLNRVRIIDAGFIWTEPHSRRIKVKITIQQEAFQGTIIQQTFEVEYVVATQQCPECAKSYTHNTWQASVQVRQKVPHKRTFLYLEQLILKNNAHQNTVNIKEAKDGLDFYYAQRNHAEKMVEFLSSVAPCKTKKSQQLISMDVHTSNKSYKFTFSIELVPICKDDLVALPIKLAKQMGNISPLTLCHRVGTAVNLMDPSTLQTAEVPTGTYWRSPFNTLADVTELVEFIIMDIEPVGRSNGRYHLAEATVARASDLGSNDQTYFCRTHLGGIFHVGDSALGYHLTGTNFNDPNFEAIENSSQYSSTIPDVILVKKHYARKKNKKTRSWRLKRMAREYEEEALAQSNQPTNRKQEQEREKLEADFEMFLRDVEEDQELRGTLDLYKNRKNPRPNDGDGMDEDSESDDEAPKINMDELLDDFDELNMDDHE; from the exons ATGTCGATGGACCTGGATGCCCCGATGCCCATTGCGGGCAACCAACAGCCTGTTGCTGCGAC TATCCTGTGTTGCAACTGCGGTGCCCCTATTGATGGAACATCTTCGGCCGGTGCGCTTTGCCAGGACTGTGTCAAATTGACCGTGGACGTTTCCCAAGGAATTCAGCGCGAGGCCGTTCTTCACATTTGCAAAGACTGTGAGCGCTGGTTGCAACCACCCACCAGCTGGGTCAGCGCCGCTCCCGAATCGAAGGAACTGCTCGCCCTCTGTTTGCGCAAACTTCGAGGTCTAAACCGAGTCCGGATCATAGACGCAGGGTTTATCTGGACCGAACCCCACTCGAGACGTATCAAAGTGAAGATCACTATCCAGCAAGAGGCTTTTCAGGGTACCATTATACAACAAACATTCGAGGTGGAATATGTGGTCGCTACTCAACAATGTCCTGAATGTGCCAAGTCGTACACTCACAACACATGGCAAGCGTCGGTGCAGGTGCGACAGAAGGTGCCTCACAAGCGGACGTTCCTTTACCTCGAGCAGCTCATTCTCAAGAATAACGCTCACCAAAATACGGTCAACATCAAGGAAGCTAAGGACGGATTGGATTTCTACTACGCGCAGCGGAACCATGCAGAGAAGATGGTTGAATTCTTGTCATCTGTCGCCCCATGCAAGACGAAGAAATCGCAACAGCTGATTTCGATGGATGTGCACACTTCCAACAAGTCCTACAAGTTTACGTTCTCCATTGAGTTGGTGCCTATTTGCAAGGACGACCTGGTGGCTCTCCCAATCAAGCTGGCCAAGCAAATGGGTAACATCTCGCCCTTGACGCTTTGCCACCGTGTGGGCACGGCCGTCAACCTCATGGACCCCAGCACTCTCCAAACAGCAGAAGTCCCAACAGGCACCTACTGGCGCTCGCCGTTCAACACCCTCGCAGATGTAACGGAGCTGGTTGAATTCATCATCATGGACATCGAGCCTGTCGGCCGCTCAAACGGACGATACCACCTGGCAGAGGCAACCGTTGCGCGCGCCTCGGACCTGGGCTCGAATGACCAGACCTACTTCTGCCGCACCCACCTCGGCGGTATCTTTCACGTCGGTGACAGCGCGCTGGGATACCACTTGACCGGAACCAACTTCAACGACCCCAACTTCGAAGCCATCGAGAACAGCAGCCAATACAGCTCCACAATTCCCGACGTTATTCTCGTCAAGAAGCATTACGCccgcaagaagaacaagaagaccCGCAGCTGGCGTCTCAAGCGTATGGCTCGCGAGTACGAAGAGGAGGCACTTGCGCAGAGCAACCAGCCCACGAACCGCAAGCAGGAACAGGAGCGCGAGAAACTCGAAGCCGACTTTGAAATGTTCTTGCGGGATGTTGAGGAGGACCAGGAACTGCGTGGTACCCTCGATCTCTACAAGAACAGGAAGAATCCTCGGCCCAATGACGGTGACGGTATGGATGAGGATAGTGAGAGTGACGATGAGGCGCCTAAGATCAACATGGATGAGTTGCTTGATGACTTTGACGAGTTGAATATGGATGACCATGaataa
- the ATP25 gene encoding RsfS/YbeB/iojap family protein (COG:A;~EggNog:ENOG410PPFC;~InterPro:IPR040152,IPR043519;~PFAM:PF02410;~go_process: GO:0140053 - mitochondrial gene expression [Evidence IEA]), translating into MNRALMRGPLCQACRHDIVRSFSSFCGISTPRHSLPSSRYTHVNARAFSSVPHLRSDISPNPLESHPPAPSDKNVQVDIETPAPPQHIPWYLQEETPIAESQSVSSRDHLPELPEDPPAILPILLEYTFKDLGLDNLKLFDLRHLETPPALGANVIMIIGTARSVKHLNVAADRLCRWLRSTYKLKPYADGLLGRNELKIKLRRKARRARIASQSGAIVDEKDDGITTGWICVNAGVVEEAPAAEQEDFQGFEGFGAINAGTRVVVQMFTEEKRAEVDLDGLWQGNLDRARRQKQRELEGANASGAENGATQQS; encoded by the coding sequence ATGAATCGAGCATTGATGAGGGGGCCATTGTGCCAGGCTTGTCGTCATGACATTGTTCGCTCATTCTCGTCATTCTGCGGCATATCAACCCCTCGCCACAGCTTGCCCTCGTCGAGATATACTCATGTGAATGCCCGGGCCTTTTCTTCAGTGCCTCACCTTCGATCCGATATTTCACCAAATCCCCTCGAATCGCATCCTCCAGCTCCAAGTGATAAGAATGTACAGGTCGATATTGAGACGCCTGCGCCACCACAGCATATTCCATGGTACTTGCAAGAAGAGACACCAATTGCCGAATCGCAATCAGTATCCTCGCGAGACCACCTGCCAGAACTGCCAGAGGACCCACCAGCTATACTCCCTATTCTTCTCGAATATACATTTAAAGACCTAGGTCTGGACAATTTGAAATTGTTTGATCTGCGGCACCTTGAAACTCCACCGGCCCTCGGCGCCAATGTGATCATGATCATCGGTACTGCCCGCAGCGTGAAACACCTTAACGTCGCCGCGGATCGTTTGTGTCGCTGGCTACGGAGCACTTACAAGCTGAAACCATATGCAGATGGGCTGCTGGGTCGGAATGAGCTTAAGATCAAACTTCGACGGAAGGCCCGTCGGGCTCGCATTGCCAGTCAATCTGGGGCAATTGTGGATGAAAAAGACGATGGGATCACTACCGGTTGGATCTGCGTGAATGCCGGTGTGGTTGAGGAGGCCCCTGCCGCGGAACAAGAAGATTTCCAAGGCTTTGAAGGATTTGGTGCTATCAATGCGGGCACTCGAGTGGTGGTACAGATGTTCacggaagagaagagggcTGAAGTTGATCTTGATGGTCTGTGGCAGGGAAACCTGGATCGGGCTAGGAGACAGAAGCAGCGTGAATTGGAGGGTGCAAATGCATCTGGAGCGGAGAATGGGGCGACACAGCAGAGCTAG